In uncultured Cohaesibacter sp., a genomic segment contains:
- the gap gene encoding type I glyceraldehyde-3-phosphate dehydrogenase produces the protein MTVKVAINGFGRIGRNVLRAIIESGRTDIEVVAINDLGPVETNAHLVRFDSVHGKFPGTVTVDGDTIDVGRGPIKVTAIRNPEELPWGELGIDVAMECTGIFTAKEKASMHLTAGAKRVLVSAPASGADKTIVFGVNHDTLTADDLVVSNASCTTNCLSPVAYALNEAVGIEKGFMTTIHSYTGDQPTLDTMHKDLYRARAAALSMIPTSTGAAKAVGLVLPELAGKLDGVAIRVPTPNVSVVDLVFMAKKDTTVEEVNAAIKAAADGKLKGILGYTDLPNVSSDFNHDSHSSIFHMDQTKVMDGRMVRILSWYDNEWGFSNRMGDTAVAMAKLIK, from the coding sequence ATGACTGTAAAAGTGGCGATCAATGGTTTCGGTCGTATTGGCCGTAACGTGCTTCGTGCCATCATCGAATCCGGCCGTACCGACATCGAAGTTGTTGCAATCAACGACCTGGGCCCTGTTGAAACCAACGCCCACCTGGTCCGCTTCGACTCTGTCCATGGCAAATTCCCTGGCACCGTAACCGTTGACGGCGACACCATTGACGTGGGCCGTGGCCCGATCAAGGTAACCGCCATCCGCAACCCTGAAGAACTGCCTTGGGGCGAACTGGGTATCGATGTTGCCATGGAGTGCACCGGTATCTTCACTGCCAAGGAAAAAGCTTCCATGCACCTGACAGCCGGTGCAAAACGCGTTCTGGTTTCCGCTCCTGCTTCCGGTGCTGACAAGACCATCGTTTTCGGCGTCAACCACGACACCCTGACTGCAGATGATCTGGTTGTTTCCAACGCATCCTGCACCACCAACTGCCTGTCTCCGGTTGCTTACGCACTGAACGAAGCTGTTGGCATCGAAAAAGGCTTCATGACCACCATTCACTCCTACACTGGTGACCAGCCGACCCTCGATACCATGCACAAGGACCTGTATCGCGCTCGCGCAGCAGCTCTGTCCATGATCCCGACCTCTACCGGTGCAGCAAAAGCTGTTGGCTTGGTTCTGCCTGAACTGGCTGGCAAGCTGGACGGCGTCGCCATCCGCGTACCGACCCCGAACGTATCTGTTGTCGACCTGGTCTTCATGGCCAAAAAAGACACCACTGTTGAAGAAGTCAACGCAGCAATCAAGGCAGCTGCCGACGGCAAACTCAAAGGCATCCTCGGCTACACCGATCTGCCGAACGTTTCCTCTGACTTCAACCATGACAGCCACTCTTCCATCTTCCACATGGATCAGACCAAAGTCATGGACGGCCGCATGGTTCGTATCCTGAGCTGGTACGACAACGAATGGGGCTTCTCCAACCGCATGGGCGACACTGCAGTCGCTATGGCTAAACTCATCAAGTAA
- a CDS encoding DUF4164 family protein has translation MSNKTRVEMALTRLDAAIAGLSQSIDKRQTKDLSVKAMQDDLQRMTRERSDLTGSLEKEKARAEKLEGANEEVSRRLGAAMESVRAVLDRHGG, from the coding sequence ATGAGTAATAAAACGCGGGTAGAGATGGCATTGACCAGGCTTGATGCGGCGATTGCGGGACTTTCGCAGTCGATCGACAAGCGGCAGACCAAGGACCTGTCGGTCAAGGCCATGCAGGACGACCTGCAGCGCATGACACGGGAACGCTCGGATCTGACGGGGTCATTGGAAAAGGAAAAGGCTCGTGCAGAGAAGCTGGAAGGGGCCAACGAAGAAGTGTCCCGTCGGCTGGGCGCAGCAATGGAATCGGTTCGGGCTGTTCTGGACCGGCATGGTGGGTGA
- a CDS encoding cell division protein ZapA, whose protein sequence is MVQVSVSINGRAYRMACEDGQEEHLLALARRFDGMIAQLKENFGEIGDQRLTVMAGIMAMDLLAEADGRVKHLSEEISALRDARSAVLEKSEGDQEVLAKRIDKAAEELERLSKVLLES, encoded by the coding sequence ATGGTTCAAGTCAGTGTCAGCATCAATGGGCGTGCTTACCGAATGGCCTGCGAAGATGGTCAGGAGGAGCATCTGCTGGCGTTGGCCCGGCGATTTGACGGCATGATTGCTCAGCTCAAGGAAAATTTTGGTGAAATCGGCGATCAGCGGCTGACGGTGATGGCCGGGATCATGGCCATGGACCTTTTGGCCGAGGCCGATGGCCGGGTGAAGCATCTCAGTGAAGAGATTTCCGCCCTGCGGGATGCCCGCTCTGCGGTGCTGGAAAAGTCCGAAGGGGATCAGGAGGTGCTGGCCAAGCGGATCGACAAGGCCGCCGAGGAGCTCGAGCGCCTGTCGAAAGTGCTGCTTGAGAGTTGA
- the ruvC gene encoding crossover junction endodeoxyribonuclease RuvC — protein sequence MEHPTRIVGFDPGLRKTGWGAIDVISNRLIFVGSGLITSDGTKDLASRLLELHNGVMAVLQRYEPQEVAVEQTFVNKDATATLKLGHARAVSLLAPAQLGLPVSEYAPNAVKKTVVGVGHADKKQVQVMVKMLLPKATFDSEDAADALAIAICHAHQRGHKAYKIA from the coding sequence ATAGAGCATCCTACAAGAATCGTCGGGTTTGACCCGGGTCTGCGCAAGACCGGCTGGGGCGCGATCGATGTGATCAGCAACCGGTTGATTTTCGTCGGGTCGGGCCTGATCACGTCTGATGGCACAAAGGATCTGGCGTCCCGCCTGCTGGAGCTGCACAATGGTGTCATGGCCGTGTTGCAGCGCTATGAGCCGCAGGAAGTGGCGGTGGAACAGACCTTCGTCAACAAGGACGCCACCGCGACCCTGAAGCTGGGCCATGCCCGCGCGGTATCTCTGCTGGCTCCGGCGCAGCTTGGGCTGCCGGTTTCCGAATATGCGCCGAACGCAGTCAAGAAGACTGTGGTCGGGGTGGGGCACGCGGACAAGAAGCAGGTTCAGGTGATGGTCAAGATGCTGCTGCCCAAGGCGACCTTCGATAGCGAAGACGCCGCCGACGCGCTTGCCATTGCCATTTGCCATGCCCATCAGCGTGGCCACAAGGCCTACAAGATTGCTTAG
- a CDS encoding YebC/PmpR family DNA-binding transcriptional regulator translates to MAGHSKFKNIMYRKGAQDAKRSKLFSKLSKEITVAAKMGGSDADSNARLRLAIQNARGQSMPKDNIDRAIKKAEAGDEGNFDEVRYEGYGPGGTAVVVEALTDNRNRTASNVRAAFTKNGGSLGETGSVAFMFDRVGELVYPVDAGEADDVLEAAIEAGADDVVSDEESHTIYTTFEDMIEVGKALEDALGKEPESQKAIWKPQNEIDVDAEKAEKILKLINALEDDDDVQNVYSNFTMSDEVAASLEG, encoded by the coding sequence ATGGCAGGCCATTCAAAATTCAAGAACATCATGTATCGCAAAGGCGCACAGGATGCGAAGCGATCAAAGCTGTTCTCCAAGCTTTCCAAGGAAATCACAGTTGCCGCAAAAATGGGCGGTTCTGATGCGGATTCCAACGCTCGTCTGCGTCTGGCCATTCAGAACGCCCGTGGCCAGTCCATGCCGAAGGACAATATCGACCGCGCTATCAAGAAGGCTGAAGCCGGTGATGAAGGCAACTTCGATGAAGTCCGGTATGAAGGGTACGGCCCGGGCGGCACTGCCGTTGTGGTCGAAGCCCTGACCGACAACCGAAACCGCACCGCGTCCAACGTGCGCGCAGCCTTCACCAAGAACGGCGGTTCGCTGGGTGAAACCGGCTCTGTCGCCTTCATGTTCGACCGCGTGGGCGAACTGGTCTATCCGGTTGACGCAGGCGAAGCCGACGATGTTCTGGAAGCCGCAATCGAAGCTGGTGCCGACGACGTGGTCAGCGATGAAGAATCGCACACCATCTACACCACGTTCGAAGACATGATCGAAGTTGGCAAGGCGCTGGAAGATGCCCTTGGCAAGGAACCGGAATCCCAGAAAGCCATCTGGAAGCCGCAGAACGAGATCGATGTGGATGCCGAAAAGGCTGAAAAGATCCTGAAGCTCATCAACGCTCTGGAAGATGATGACGACGTGCAGAACGTCTATTCCAACTTCACCATGAGCGATGAAGTGGCCGCTTCCCTTGAGGGATAA
- the ruvB gene encoding Holliday junction branch migration DNA helicase RuvB encodes MGDEDRLVSAAIREEDTDRALRPQMLDDFVGQAQARANLAIFIEAARTRKEALDHVLFVGPPGLGKTTLAQIVSRELGVNFKSTSGPVIAKAGDLAALLTNLEENDVLFIDEIHRLNPAVEEILYPAMEDFQLDLIIGEGPAARSVKIDLAKFTLVAATTRLGLLTTPLRDRFGIPVRLNFYTVDELEYIVTRGARLMGVSITRDGAVEIARRSRGTPRIAGRLLRRVRDVAIVQAGGEISRELADRALKMLEVDNEGLDALDRRYLTLIAASFGGGPVGVETIAAALSEPRDAIEEIIEPYLIQQGFIQRTPRGRLLTPKAFAHLGLAVPRKDTPPQMGLFAEGIDDA; translated from the coding sequence ATTGGGGATGAAGACCGGCTTGTTTCCGCGGCCATTCGCGAAGAGGATACGGATCGGGCGCTGAGGCCGCAGATGCTGGACGATTTTGTCGGGCAGGCTCAGGCGCGCGCCAATCTGGCAATTTTCATCGAGGCTGCGCGGACCCGCAAGGAGGCGCTGGACCATGTGTTGTTTGTCGGTCCTCCGGGGCTTGGCAAGACCACGCTGGCGCAGATCGTCTCTCGCGAGCTGGGGGTGAATTTCAAGTCCACCTCCGGCCCGGTGATCGCCAAGGCTGGCGATCTGGCGGCGCTTCTGACCAATCTGGAAGAGAATGACGTCCTGTTCATCGACGAGATCCACCGTCTCAATCCGGCGGTGGAGGAAATTCTCTATCCGGCGATGGAGGATTTCCAGCTCGACCTGATCATCGGCGAAGGTCCGGCTGCGCGATCGGTGAAGATCGATCTGGCGAAATTCACCCTTGTCGCAGCGACGACACGGCTTGGGCTGCTGACCACGCCTTTGCGCGACCGCTTCGGGATTCCGGTGCGGCTCAATTTTTATACTGTGGATGAACTGGAGTATATTGTCACACGTGGTGCCCGTCTGATGGGGGTTTCGATCACCCGCGACGGGGCCGTCGAGATCGCCCGCCGCTCGCGCGGCACCCCCCGCATTGCTGGCAGACTTCTGCGCCGGGTGCGCGATGTGGCCATCGTCCAGGCCGGGGGTGAAATCAGCCGTGAACTGGCCGACAGGGCGCTGAAGATGCTCGAAGTTGACAATGAAGGGCTCGACGCCCTAGACAGACGGTACCTGACCTTGATCGCGGCCTCCTTTGGTGGCGGGCCGGTTGGAGTAGAGACCATAGCCGCTGCGCTCTCGGAACCCCGGGACGCAATTGAAGAAATTATAGAGCCTTACCTGATCCAGCAGGGTTTCATCCAGCGCACCCCGCGCGGGCGCCTGCTGACACCCAAGGCTTTTGCCCATCTTGGGTTGGCTGTGCCTCGGAAAGACACTCCTCCACAAATGGGCCTGTTTGCTGAAGGAATTGATGATGCCTGA
- a CDS encoding 5-formyltetrahydrofolate cyclo-ligase → MDDVAIRTLKQETRRSMRALRNALSPQEHAAASVAICDNLLQFMDWKALPDGACIGMFCPVKSEVDITALSEPLRARGYRLALPVTVGATGMIFRVWNRDAALEDAGFGTVGPKADAEEVFPACLLMPLLAFDAQCNRLGYGAGHYDRYISERIILNSRPYLVGLAFALQQLDKIPVGEYDLPLDAIFTEREIIVPA, encoded by the coding sequence ATGGACGACGTCGCAATACGAACGCTCAAACAGGAAACAAGGCGCAGCATGCGCGCCCTCAGAAATGCCCTGTCGCCACAGGAGCATGCAGCAGCCAGCGTTGCCATCTGCGACAATCTTCTGCAATTCATGGACTGGAAAGCCCTGCCTGACGGGGCTTGCATCGGCATGTTCTGTCCAGTCAAATCCGAAGTTGATATCACTGCACTTTCCGAGCCTCTGCGCGCACGCGGCTATCGTCTGGCCCTGCCGGTGACTGTTGGTGCGACCGGCATGATCTTTCGTGTCTGGAACAGGGATGCCGCGCTGGAAGATGCCGGATTTGGTACTGTGGGGCCAAAAGCCGATGCGGAAGAGGTCTTTCCGGCCTGTCTGTTGATGCCGCTGCTGGCCTTCGATGCCCAATGCAACCGGCTTGGCTATGGCGCCGGGCATTATGACCGCTATATTTCCGAACGCATCATCCTGAACTCCCGCCCCTATCTGGTCGGACTGGCTTTTGCCCTGCAACAACTGGACAAGATACCGGTTGGAGAGTATGACCTTCCGCTAGATGCCATTTTCACGGAAAGAGAAATAATTGTTCCGGCCTGA
- a CDS encoding TIGR00282 family metallophosphoesterase has protein sequence MRLLFVGDIVGRSGRAVIEEKLPGLVEKYRLDFVVINGENAAGGFGITETIVQDLIDAGADVITTGNHVWDQRDAMVYCERQPAFLRPINFPSGVPGKGANLYHARNGASVLVMNAMGRVYMDALDCPFHAVERELDACPLGDFADAIILDFHAEATSEKQAMGYFLDGRVSMVVGTHTHTPTADHRILPAGTAYLTDAGMCGDYDSVLGMDKEEPVQRFLRKVSSSRFTPALGEATLCGFAVDTDDRTGLAVAAEPVRIGGQLSQHIPTFWENR, from the coding sequence ATGCGACTGCTGTTTGTTGGGGATATTGTTGGGCGGTCCGGGCGGGCCGTTATCGAAGAAAAGTTGCCGGGTCTTGTCGAGAAATACCGTCTCGATTTTGTCGTGATCAATGGCGAGAATGCCGCTGGCGGCTTTGGAATCACAGAGACTATCGTACAAGATCTCATTGATGCTGGTGCGGACGTGATCACCACGGGCAACCATGTCTGGGATCAGCGTGATGCCATGGTCTATTGTGAACGCCAGCCCGCCTTTCTGCGTCCAATCAACTTTCCATCCGGTGTCCCCGGCAAGGGGGCCAACCTCTACCATGCCCGCAATGGCGCGTCCGTTCTGGTGATGAATGCGATGGGGCGGGTTTATATGGATGCGCTCGATTGCCCGTTCCATGCGGTGGAGAGGGAGCTTGATGCCTGCCCTCTGGGTGACTTCGCCGATGCGATCATCCTTGACTTTCACGCTGAAGCGACTTCGGAAAAGCAGGCCATGGGCTATTTTCTGGACGGTCGGGTCAGCATGGTGGTGGGCACCCATACCCATACGCCAACCGCGGATCACCGCATTCTGCCCGCCGGTACGGCCTATCTGACCGATGCGGGGATGTGCGGCGATTATGACTCCGTGCTGGGCATGGACAAGGAAGAGCCGGTGCAGCGGTTCCTGCGCAAGGTTTCCTCCTCGCGCTTTACACCGGCGCTTGGCGAGGCCACACTTTGCGGTTTTGCGGTTGATACCGATGATCGCACGGGGCTTGCGGTAGCTGCCGAACCGGTCCGGATCGGTGGCCAATTGTCCCAGCATATCCCGACTTTCTGGGAAAATCGCTGA
- the tolQ gene encoding protein TolQ, whose amino-acid sequence MPNEVVQTALANATADVSLWTLFMQAHIVVKIVMIGLLSASVWSWAIIIDKSLLYTRTKRQMDRFEKVFWSGQSLEDLYQTLSGRPNHAMAALFVAAMREWKRSFEGHARSVAGLPGRLEKVLDVTLSREVDRLEKRLLFLATVGSAAPFVGLFGTVWGIMSSFQGIAASKNTSLAVVAPGIAEALFATAIGLVAAIPAVIAYNKLASIASQHAMRLEGFADEFSAILSRLMDERG is encoded by the coding sequence ATGCCCAATGAGGTTGTGCAAACAGCCCTGGCCAATGCCACCGCCGATGTTTCTCTGTGGACCCTGTTCATGCAGGCTCACATCGTGGTCAAGATCGTCATGATTGGCCTCTTGTCTGCGTCGGTCTGGTCATGGGCGATCATCATCGACAAGAGCCTGCTCTACACCCGCACCAAGCGCCAGATGGACCGGTTCGAAAAGGTGTTCTGGTCCGGCCAGTCCCTTGAGGATCTGTATCAGACCCTGTCTGGTCGTCCCAATCACGCCATGGCTGCGCTGTTCGTGGCGGCGATGCGCGAGTGGAAGCGGAGCTTTGAGGGCCATGCTCGCTCGGTTGCCGGTCTGCCGGGGCGTCTTGAGAAGGTGCTGGACGTGACCCTGTCGCGGGAAGTGGATCGCCTGGAAAAGCGCCTGTTGTTTCTGGCGACCGTCGGTTCTGCAGCTCCCTTCGTCGGCCTGTTCGGTACGGTCTGGGGCATCATGAGCTCGTTCCAGGGCATCGCAGCCTCCAAGAATACGTCTCTGGCCGTTGTGGCGCCCGGTATCGCCGAGGCCCTGTTTGCCACGGCGATTGGCCTTGTTGCGGCCATTCCTGCCGTTATTGCCTATAACAAGCTGGCCTCCATTGCTTCCCAGCATGCGATGCGCCTTGAAGGCTTTGCCGACGAGTTTTCCGCGATCCTGTCGCGTCTGATGGACGAAAGGGGCTAG
- the ruvA gene encoding Holliday junction branch migration protein RuvA, producing MIGKLKGLIDEYADGYVIVDVGGVGYEVYCSNQTLQSLPSVGEAATVLIETHVREDQIKLFGFATSLERDWFRLLTTVQGVGQKVALAILSTLKISELTSAIALQDKAMVARTPGVGPKVAQRIVSELKDKTPSLAATDKAVANLQAEIDAVGAPKAMAEAVSALTNLGYAQVQASAAVATVIKREGDGLGTAALIRHALKELSQ from the coding sequence ATGATCGGGAAGCTCAAGGGGTTGATTGATGAATATGCCGATGGCTATGTCATCGTGGATGTTGGTGGTGTCGGCTACGAGGTCTATTGTTCGAACCAGACCCTGCAATCCCTGCCTTCGGTCGGCGAGGCGGCGACGGTGCTCATCGAGACCCATGTGCGGGAGGACCAGATCAAGCTGTTCGGCTTTGCCACCTCGCTTGAGCGCGACTGGTTCCGGCTCCTGACCACAGTTCAGGGCGTTGGCCAGAAGGTGGCTCTGGCAATCCTTTCCACTCTCAAGATTTCCGAACTGACCTCGGCCATTGCCCTGCAGGACAAGGCGATGGTCGCCCGCACGCCCGGCGTCGGTCCCAAGGTTGCCCAGCGCATTGTCTCCGAGCTGAAGGACAAGACCCCGAGCCTTGCCGCAACCGACAAGGCGGTGGCCAATCTGCAGGCCGAGATCGATGCGGTCGGTGCGCCCAAGGCCATGGCCGAAGCGGTATCCGCCCTTACCAACCTTGGCTATGCCCAGGTGCAGGCCAGCGCTGCGGTGGCCACCGTGATCAAACGCGAAGGCGACGGGCTTGGGACGGCAGCGCTCATCCGTCATGCGCTCAAGGAGCTTAGCCAATGA
- the tkt gene encoding transketolase, translating into MNNMDKQTRMAHAIRFLSMDAVEKANSGHPGLPMGAADVATVLFTKFMRFDPTSPKWADRDRFVMSGGHGSMLLYSLLHLLGYEDMSIEDLANFRQLGAKTAGHPEYGHAAGIETTTGPLGQGIANAVGMAITEKLLAAKFGDDLVDHRTYVLAGDGCLMEGISQEAIALAGHLKLNKLTLLWDDNNITIDGNVSVSDSTDQHARFKACNWNTMSVDGHDQAAIAAALEAAEKSDKPTMIACKTVIGFGAPNKAGTNKVHGAPLGAEEIAATREALGWDSAPFEIPADIRDAWRIAGLNAAQAHKEWQKRLEAADPELRAEFERRMRGDLPAGFEDAMAEYKKSLAADPKKVATRKASEMALNVITEVVPETIGGSADLTGSNNTKTPSTVSVTPDDFSGRYMNWGIREHCMASAMNGMALHGGVIPYGGTFLVFADYMRGAMRLSALMEQRVIYVLTHDSIGLGEDGPTHQPVETLASLRAIPNMLVFRPADAMETAECWEIAILSKSNPSSMALTRQNLTPYRIEYSEENLCARGAYLLSDCDGDADVSIFASGSEVEIAMAAKDALAEQDILARVVSVPCFELFEAQSEEYKKEILGEAKVNVGIEAALRMGWDRFIGSDGIFIGMNSFGASGPYQELYEKFGITSANVVAKVVERLK; encoded by the coding sequence ATGAACAACATGGATAAACAGACCCGCATGGCGCATGCGATCCGCTTTCTTTCAATGGACGCCGTTGAGAAAGCAAACTCCGGACACCCCGGCCTTCCAATGGGTGCCGCGGACGTTGCTACCGTACTCTTCACCAAATTCATGCGATTCGACCCGACCAGTCCGAAGTGGGCTGACCGCGACCGTTTTGTCATGTCTGGTGGCCACGGCTCGATGCTGCTTTATTCCCTGCTCCATCTGCTGGGATACGAAGACATGTCCATCGAAGATCTGGCAAACTTCCGCCAGCTGGGCGCCAAGACCGCTGGCCATCCTGAATACGGTCATGCCGCCGGCATCGAAACGACAACCGGCCCGTTGGGCCAGGGCATTGCCAATGCCGTCGGCATGGCAATCACCGAAAAGCTGCTGGCTGCCAAATTCGGCGACGATCTGGTTGACCACCGCACTTATGTTCTGGCTGGCGACGGCTGCCTCATGGAAGGCATCTCGCAGGAAGCCATCGCTCTGGCAGGTCACCTCAAGCTCAACAAGCTGACCCTGCTCTGGGACGACAACAACATCACCATCGACGGCAATGTCAGCGTCTCTGATTCCACCGATCAGCACGCCCGTTTCAAGGCCTGCAACTGGAACACCATGAGTGTTGACGGCCATGACCAGGCCGCCATTGCAGCAGCCCTCGAGGCTGCCGAAAAGAGCGACAAGCCAACCATGATCGCCTGCAAGACGGTCATCGGCTTCGGTGCCCCGAACAAGGCTGGCACCAACAAGGTGCATGGCGCTCCGCTCGGCGCTGAAGAAATCGCGGCCACCCGCGAAGCGCTCGGCTGGGACAGCGCCCCGTTCGAAATCCCTGCCGACATCCGTGATGCATGGCGCATTGCCGGCCTCAACGCCGCACAGGCCCACAAGGAATGGCAGAAGCGCCTTGAGGCTGCCGATCCGGAACTGCGTGCCGAGTTCGAACGCCGCATGCGTGGCGATCTGCCAGCAGGCTTCGAAGATGCCATGGCCGAATACAAGAAGTCCCTGGCAGCAGACCCCAAGAAAGTGGCAACCCGCAAGGCTTCCGAAATGGCGCTCAACGTCATCACCGAAGTTGTGCCGGAAACCATTGGCGGGTCCGCCGACCTGACAGGATCCAACAACACCAAGACCCCCTCGACCGTTTCTGTCACACCGGACGACTTCTCCGGCCGTTACATGAACTGGGGCATCCGTGAACACTGCATGGCGTCCGCAATGAACGGCATGGCCCTGCACGGTGGTGTCATCCCTTACGGCGGCACCTTCCTCGTCTTTGCCGACTACATGCGCGGTGCCATGCGCCTGTCCGCCCTCATGGAACAGCGGGTCATCTACGTCCTGACCCACGACTCCATCGGCCTTGGCGAAGATGGCCCGACCCATCAGCCGGTTGAAACCCTCGCATCCCTGCGCGCCATCCCGAACATGCTGGTCTTCCGTCCGGCTGACGCGATGGAAACCGCAGAATGCTGGGAAATTGCCATCTTGTCGAAGAGCAACCCGAGCTCCATGGCGCTGACCCGCCAGAACCTCACCCCGTATCGCATCGAATATTCGGAAGAAAACCTCTGTGCACGCGGCGCCTACCTGCTCTCCGATTGTGACGGCGACGCCGATGTCTCGATCTTCGCATCGGGCTCGGAAGTCGAGATTGCAATGGCTGCCAAGGACGCTCTGGCTGAACAGGACATTCTGGCCCGCGTTGTATCGGTTCCCTGCTTTGAGCTTTTCGAAGCGCAATCGGAAGAGTATAAGAAAGAGATCCTGGGTGAAGCCAAGGTCAATGTCGGTATCGAAGCCGCCCTGCGCATGGGCTGGGATCGTTTCATCGGCTCTGACGGCATCTTCATCGGCATGAACAGCTTCGGCGCGTCAGGCCCATATCAGGAACTCTATGAAAAATTCGGCATCACTTCAGCCAATGTTGTCGCAAAGGTTGTAGAACGTCTAAAATAG
- a CDS encoding LysE family translocator, whose amino-acid sequence MTDINLPLIMGAALVAMASPGPATLAIASTSMANGRRHGLALASGVTSGSLFWSLAAALGMGGVMATNAWLFEILRYCGAAYLLYLALKSARSALRQDTDAPATGAPRLLSLRKTYFKGLAIHLSNPKAILFIGSIYALGLPRDASVADLATVVLALGLQSAFVCHLYAMLFASKPIVVGYRKMRRALEGLFAMLFGLASIKILTASINR is encoded by the coding sequence ATGACCGACATCAACCTGCCTCTCATCATGGGCGCTGCCCTCGTTGCCATGGCCAGCCCCGGACCGGCAACCCTCGCCATCGCCAGCACATCGATGGCCAACGGCCGCAGACATGGCCTAGCACTGGCCTCGGGCGTAACCTCCGGCTCGCTGTTCTGGTCGCTCGCCGCAGCGCTCGGCATGGGCGGCGTGATGGCCACCAATGCGTGGCTGTTCGAAATCCTGCGCTATTGCGGCGCGGCCTATCTCCTCTATCTGGCGCTGAAGTCGGCCCGGTCAGCGCTGAGGCAGGACACGGATGCCCCTGCAACAGGTGCGCCCCGCCTTCTGAGCCTGCGCAAAACCTATTTCAAGGGGCTGGCCATCCACCTGTCCAACCCCAAGGCCATCCTGTTCATCGGCTCGATCTACGCACTCGGCCTGCCCCGTGACGCATCTGTTGCCGACCTTGCCACGGTCGTGCTGGCGCTGGGCTTGCAAAGCGCCTTCGTCTGCCATCTCTACGCGATGTTGTTCGCCAGCAAGCCGATCGTTGTCGGCTATCGCAAGATGCGCCGGGCGCTCGAAGGACTGTTCGCCATGCTGTTCGGCCTTGCCAGCATCAAGATCCTGACAGCCTCGATCAACCGGTGA
- the tolR gene encoding protein TolR, protein MGMGSMGTPGGSRRRGARRAIRHRPVAEINVTPMVDVMLVLLIIFMVSAPMMTVGVPLDLPESAANPLSSQTQPLTLSIRKDGSVYLQDQPVEFDKLVETLLGVAKNGYEERIFVRGDKDADYGSIMRVMGAMNRAGFKKIGLVSTEELR, encoded by the coding sequence ATGGGTATGGGCTCAATGGGAACACCGGGGGGCTCGCGCAGACGTGGTGCGCGCAGGGCCATTCGTCACCGGCCGGTGGCGGAAATCAACGTGACGCCAATGGTCGACGTCATGCTGGTGCTGCTCATCATTTTCATGGTGTCGGCCCCGATGATGACAGTTGGTGTGCCGCTTGATCTGCCCGAGAGCGCGGCCAATCCGCTGTCGAGCCAGACACAGCCTCTGACCCTTTCCATTCGCAAGGACGGCAGCGTCTATCTGCAGGACCAGCCGGTCGAGTTCGACAAACTTGTCGAAACGCTGCTGGGTGTCGCCAAGAATGGCTACGAGGAACGCATTTTCGTACGCGGTGACAAGGATGCTGATTATGGTTCCATCATGCGTGTGATGGGAGCGATGAATCGCGCCGGTTTCAAGAAGATCGGGCTGGTTAGCACCGAGGAGCTTCGTTAA
- the ybgC gene encoding tol-pal system-associated acyl-CoA thioesterase — MMPEHRNESDWPDLAGRLTDYGHQQMIRVYYEDTDFSGIVYHASYLRFIERGRSDYIRLLGIEHSVLDSGEEGERLALAVRHMDINFLRSAHIDDILKVETRVNTVKGARMILDQQILRGEEVLFTARVTVVAITREGKPRRLPDKMRNILAP, encoded by the coding sequence ATGATGCCTGAGCATCGCAATGAAAGCGACTGGCCGGATCTGGCTGGTCGCCTTACGGACTACGGACACCAGCAGATGATCCGGGTCTATTACGAAGACACTGACTTTTCCGGTATCGTTTATCACGCCTCCTACCTGCGCTTCATCGAGCGGGGTCGGTCGGACTATATCCGGTTGCTTGGCATCGAGCACAGCGTGCTCGACAGTGGCGAAGAGGGAGAGCGCCTGGCGCTGGCCGTGCGCCACATGGATATCAACTTTCTCCGCTCCGCTCATATTGACGATATTCTCAAGGTGGAGACCCGCGTCAACACCGTCAAGGGTGCGCGTATGATCCTCGATCAGCAGATCCTGCGTGGCGAGGAAGTCCTGTTCACTGCCCGCGTAACGGTTGTCGCCATAACCCGCGAGGGTAAGCCTCGACGGCTGCCAGACAAAATGCGCAATATTTTGGCTCCGTGA